In bacterium, one DNA window encodes the following:
- a CDS encoding RluA family pseudouridine synthase has translation MHSNPTIHHTAAAADAGIRVDRVLAERFPDYSRSQIQRAIDGGQLLINGVVARSNYKVEEGDQITLTLARVAAPDAPAEPEDIPLDVLFEDEHLLVINKPAGMVVHPAAGHRTGTLLNALLGRGAFDDDDAEAESDRPGIVHRLDKGTSGLMVVARTELAHRRLAAQLKDRALSRIYWTIAWGHLKKSPLVIDAPIGRSLRDRKKMAVNNAGREAKTTVHLRERHALADWLEVHLSTGRTHQIRVHLSHVGHAVVGDVEYGGGRDRIAGVDPRRRDLARKMLEAIGRPALHAHTLAFLHPASGAPLTFSAPPPPDFQALLDLCAQHP, from the coding sequence ATGCACTCGAACCCCACCATCCACCACACCGCCGCCGCCGCCGATGCCGGCATCCGTGTCGACCGCGTGCTGGCCGAGCGCTTCCCCGACTACTCCCGCTCGCAGATTCAGCGGGCCATTGACGGCGGCCAACTGCTCATCAACGGCGTCGTTGCGCGATCCAATTACAAGGTGGAGGAAGGCGACCAGATCACGCTCACGCTGGCGCGCGTCGCGGCGCCCGATGCCCCCGCCGAACCGGAAGACATCCCGCTGGATGTCCTCTTCGAGGACGAGCACTTGCTGGTAATTAACAAGCCCGCCGGGATGGTGGTGCATCCGGCCGCCGGGCACCGCACTGGGACTTTGCTCAACGCGCTGCTGGGACGGGGCGCCTTCGACGACGATGACGCCGAAGCCGAAAGCGACCGCCCGGGGATCGTTCACCGGCTCGACAAGGGCACTTCCGGCCTGATGGTGGTGGCGCGCACCGAACTGGCCCACCGTCGTCTGGCCGCGCAACTGAAGGACCGCGCGCTCTCGCGCATCTACTGGACCATCGCCTGGGGGCACCTGAAGAAGTCGCCGCTGGTGATCGACGCGCCCATCGGCCGCTCCCTGCGCGACCGCAAGAAGATGGCGGTCAACAACGCCGGTCGTGAGGCGAAGACCACCGTGCACCTGCGCGAACGCCACGCCCTCGCCGATTGGCTCGAAGTGCACCTATCGACCGGACGCACCCATCAGATCCGTGTGCATCTTTCGCACGTCGGCCATGCGGTGGTCGGGGATGTCGAATACGGCGGCGGACGCGACCGGATCGCGGGGGTCGATCCCCGCCGCCGCGACCTGGCCCGTAAGATGCTCGAGGCCATCGGCCGCCCCGCCCTGCACGCCCACACGCTCGCCTTCCTGCACCCGGCCTCCGGCGCGCCGCTTACCTTCTCCGCCCCGCCCCCGCCTGACTTCCAGGCGCTGTTGGACCTCTGCGCCCAGCACCCCTGA
- a CDS encoding Mrp/NBP35 family ATP-binding protein codes for MATEAQILQALKTIIDPDLHRDIVSLGFVKDIAVCEDLVKVTIELTTPACPVKDDMKAQAERVIRALPGVSMVNIKMTAQVRPTLSEMGQALIPGVKNVIPVGSGKGGVGKSTVSANLAVALAQTGASVGLMDADVYGPSIPTILGITEPPVPGERGIIPVTAYGVKVISMGFFLKPDQAVVWRGPMLTKMIEQFLGGVEWGEIDYLVVDLPPGTGDIQLSLCQRIPLTGAAIVSTPQDVALKVAEKAVIMFNQLKTPILGLIENMSYFTCSHCNHREYIFDNGGARRAADRLGVPFLGEIPLATRLRETSDSGVPIVIAEPDSESAIAFQQIARNLAAQVSIRNAEAEAAEPVKITF; via the coding sequence GTGGCCACCGAAGCCCAGATTTTACAAGCGCTGAAAACCATCATCGATCCCGATCTGCACCGCGACATCGTCTCGCTCGGCTTTGTGAAGGACATCGCCGTCTGCGAGGACCTGGTCAAGGTGACGATTGAGCTGACCACGCCCGCCTGCCCGGTCAAGGACGACATGAAGGCCCAGGCCGAGCGCGTCATCCGCGCCCTGCCCGGCGTGAGCATGGTCAACATAAAGATGACCGCGCAGGTCCGTCCGACGCTGAGCGAGATGGGCCAGGCGCTGATCCCGGGCGTGAAGAATGTCATCCCGGTCGGCTCCGGCAAAGGCGGCGTGGGCAAATCAACCGTCTCGGCCAACCTCGCGGTCGCGCTGGCGCAGACCGGCGCGAGCGTCGGGCTCATGGACGCCGACGTCTACGGCCCCAGCATCCCGACCATCCTCGGCATCACCGAGCCGCCGGTCCCCGGCGAGCGCGGGATCATCCCCGTCACCGCCTATGGCGTCAAGGTGATCTCGATGGGTTTCTTCCTCAAGCCCGACCAGGCGGTTGTCTGGCGCGGGCCGATGCTGACCAAGATGATCGAGCAGTTTCTCGGCGGGGTCGAATGGGGCGAGATCGATTATCTCGTCGTCGATCTGCCCCCCGGCACCGGCGATATCCAGCTTTCGTTGTGCCAACGCATCCCGCTCACCGGCGCGGCGATTGTCTCCACGCCGCAGGATGTCGCGCTGAAGGTCGCCGAGAAGGCGGTGATCATGTTCAATCAGTTGAAGACGCCGATCCTCGGCCTGATCGAGAACATGAGCTACTTCACCTGCTCCCACTGCAACCACCGCGAATACATCTTCGACAACGGCGGCGCCCGCCGCGCCGCCGACCGTCTCGGCGTCCCCTTCCTCGGCGAGATCCCGCTGGCCACCCGTCTGCGCGAAACGTCGGATTCCGGCGTGCCGATCGTGATCGCCGAACCCGACTCCGAATCGGCCATCGCCTTCCAGCAGATCGCGCGCAACCTCGCCGCCCAGGTGAGCATCCGCAATGCGGAGGCCGAAGCGGCCGAGCCGGTGAAAATCACGTTCTGA
- a CDS encoding urate hydroxylase PuuD produces MQTVSPILDALFRWMHVLFGVIWLGYGFFFSFVVMPMLAKLEPDVQRRLVPEMLPRSMFWFKISSILAYIFGLLLLMLVFYHGKLAFANVQGASGYVGPIAMIVFSLLLAPVVYDLLVNSALGKTPKALGAALFVLLAVTLLLMIFWAKFEYRTANIHIGAMLGSITAFNTLFRLLPGQRQLVAGIKAGTPPDPAKMAGAMLRARHNSYMGVTILWTMIGAHTFSFAGGAMGMTDKTWWIGFLIVTLLGWHVIFQFLKRAGNMHSF; encoded by the coding sequence ATGCAGACCGTCAGTCCGATTCTCGATGCGTTGTTTCGCTGGATGCATGTGCTCTTCGGCGTGATCTGGCTGGGGTATGGGTTCTTCTTCAGTTTTGTCGTGATGCCGATGCTGGCGAAACTGGAGCCCGATGTTCAGCGCCGGCTGGTGCCGGAGATGCTGCCGCGGTCGATGTTCTGGTTCAAGATCTCCTCGATCCTCGCCTATATCTTCGGGCTCCTGCTTTTGATGCTGGTTTTCTACCACGGCAAACTGGCGTTTGCCAATGTGCAGGGAGCCAGCGGGTATGTCGGGCCGATCGCGATGATTGTGTTTTCGCTGTTGCTCGCGCCGGTGGTCTATGACCTATTGGTCAACAGCGCCCTGGGCAAAACCCCCAAGGCGCTCGGCGCGGCGCTGTTTGTGCTGCTGGCCGTCACGCTGCTGCTCATGATCTTCTGGGCGAAGTTCGAGTACCGCACCGCGAACATTCACATCGGGGCGATGCTCGGCTCGATCACCGCGTTCAACACGCTCTTCCGTCTGTTGCCGGGGCAGCGTCAACTGGTGGCGGGGATCAAGGCGGGGACGCCGCCGGACCCGGCGAAGATGGCCGGGGCGATGCTCCGCGCCCGGCACAACAGCTACATGGGCGTGACCATCCTCTGGACAATGATCGGCGCGCACACCTTCTCGTTTGCCGGCGGCGCGATGGGCATGACCGACAAGACCTGGTGGATCGGATTCTTGATCGTCACATTGCTGGGCTGGCATGTGATCTTTCAGTTCTTGAAGCGTGCGGGGAATATGCACTCATTTTGA